From one Balaenoptera acutorostrata chromosome 6, mBalAcu1.1, whole genome shotgun sequence genomic stretch:
- the ZNF510 gene encoding zinc finger protein 510 isoform X5 → MGPIQKTLYRDVMLENYNNLVSVGNCIFKPEVIFKLEQGEEPWFLEEEFSNQSHKEDYRDENLIKRHKKIKDKHLQQVTFINNKQLPREEEEVLRKPFNLHIVPVSSSKMPCKCDSWGVNSQSISQFTINSRTYSTKKTDCYNVHENLPFKIKLERTHIGEKFYEYNKNQETLSYKENLPEHQKCQTWKQAFEFNGIGKAFYVEAACVKHKNTHIGQQSCKDEEFRKNYDKTPLFDHERTGTGEKHSHLNQCGKSFCEKSAIKEYNKFNMTVKHCQCITSENNFSRKSYLTQPQRTLTEENPLVCNDRTQTGDKHFECHENSKSYQKAHKVRQRTHYEVKPYKCNECGKSFCQKGHLIQHQRTHTGEKPFECNECGKTFSQKSHLSTHQRIHTAEKPYKCNDCGKTFVQKSTLRGHQRIHTGEKPYECCDCGKTFVQKSTLRDHHRIHTGEKSFQCNECGKTFGQKSNLRIHQRTHSDEKTYHCKECEKSFWRKDHLIQHLKTHTGEKPFKCNECGKTFARTSTLRVHQRIHTGEKPFKCNECGKKFVRKAILSDHQRIHTGEKPFECNKCGKTFGQKSNLRIHQRAHSGEKSYECNECGKLPKKSTLSIYQRIQGGGKPY, encoded by the exons GGAACTGCATTTTCAAACCAGAGGTGATCTTCAAGTTGGAGCAAGGAGAAGAGCCTTGGTTCTTAGAGGAAGAATTCTCAAACCAGAGCCATAAAG aagaCTACAGAGATGAAAATCTAATCAAGAGgcacaaaaaaatcaaagacaaacaCCTGCAGCAagtaacatttataaataataaacagttgcctagagaggaagaagaagtttTGAGAAAACCATTTAATCTGCACATAGTTCCTGTTTCTTCATCAAAAATGCCCTGTAAATGTGACTCATGGGGAGTGAATTCACAAAGTATTTCTCAATTTACCATTAATAGTAGAACCTACTcaacaaaaaaaacagattgTTATAATGTACATGAAAATTTGCCTTTCAAAATTAAGCTTGAAAGAACTCATATTGGAGAGaaattttatgaatataataaaaatcaggAAACTCTCAGTTATAAGGAAAATCTTCCTGAACATCAAAAGTGTCAAACATGGAAGCAAGCTTTTGAATTTAATGGGATTGGAAAAGCCTTCTATGTTGAGGCTGCCTGTGTTAAACATAAGAATACTCATATAGGACAACAATCCTGTAAAGATGAAGAGTTTAGGAAAAACTATGACAAGACACCTCTCTTTGACCATGAAAGAACTGGGACAGGGGAGAAACACTCTCATCTTAACCAGTGTGGGAAATCCTTCTGTGAGAAGTCAGCTATCAAGGAATACAATAAATTTAACATGACTGTGAAACATTGTCAATGTATTACAAGTGAGAATAATTTCAGCAGGAAGTCATACCTTACTCAACCTCAGAGAACTCTCACAGAAGAGAATCCATTGGTATGTAATGACAGAACACAAACTGGAGATAAACACTTTGAATGTCATGAAAATAGTAAGTCTTACCAGAAAGCCCACAAAGTACGCCAGAGAACTCACTATGAAGTAAAACCCtataaatgtaatgaatgtgggaaatccttcTGTCAAAAAGGACATCTCATTCAACATCAGAGaactcacacaggagagaaaccatttgaatgtaatgaatgtggaaaaaCTTTCTCCCAGAAGTCACACCTCAGTACACATCAGCGAATTCACACAGCagagaaaccctataaatgtAATGACTGTGGGAAAACATTTGTCCAGAAGTCAACCCTCAGGggacatcagagaattcacacaggagagaaaccctatgaatgttgTGATTGTGGGAAAACTTTTGTTCAAAAGTCAACCCTCAGAGATCATCACAGAATTCACACAGGGGAGAAATCCTTTCAATGTAACGAATGTGGGAAAACTTTTGGCCAGAAGTCAAACCTCAGAATACATCAAAGAACTCACAGTGATGAGAAAACTTATCACTGTAAAGAATGTGAAAAATCCTTCTGGCGAAAAGACCATCTCATTCAACATCTGAAaacacacacaggagagaaaccatttaaatgtaatgagtgtgggaaAACTTTCGCCCGGACATCAACCCTCAGAgttcatcagagaattcacactggggagaaaccatttaaatgtaatgaatgtgggaaaaaaTTTGTCCGGAAAGCAATCCTTAGTgatcatcagagaattcatacaggGGAGAAACCCTTTGAGTGTAATAAATGTGGGAAAACTTTTGGCCAGAAATCAAACCTTAGAATACATCAGAGAGCTCACAGTGGGGAGAAATcttatgaatgtaatgaatgtggaaaatTGCCTAAGAAGTCAACCCTAAGTATATACCAGAGAATTCAGGGAGGGGGAAAACCATACTGA
- the ZNF510 gene encoding zinc finger protein 510 isoform X4, which translates to MNISQASVSFKDVTVELTQEEWQQMGPIQKTLYRDVMLENYNNLVSVGNCIFKPEVIFKLEQGEEPWFLEEEFSNQSHKEDYRDENLIKRHKKIKDKHLQQVTFINNKQLPREEEEVLRKPFNLHIVPVSSSKMPCKCDSWGVNSQSISQFTINSRTYSTKKTDCYNVHENLPFKIKLERTHIGEKFYEYNKNQETLSYKENLPEHQKCQTWKQAFEFNGIGKAFYVEAACVKHKNTHIGQQSCKDEEFRKNYDKTPLFDHERTGTGEKHSHLNQCGKSFCEKSAIKEYNKFNMTVKHCQCITSENNFSRKSYLTQPQRTLTEENPLVCNDRTQTGDKHFECHENSKSYQKAHKVRQRTHYEVKPYKCNECGKSFCQKGHLIQHQRTHTGEKPFECNECGKTFSQKSHLSTHQRIHTAEKPYKCNDCGKTFVQKSTLRGHQRIHTGEKPYECCDCGKTFVQKSTLRDHHRIHTGEKSFQCNECGKTFGQKSNLRIHQRTHSDEKTYHCKECEKSFWRKDHLIQHLKTHTGEKPFKCNECGKTFARTSTLRVHQRIHTGEKPFKCNECGKKFVRKAILSDHQRIHTGEKPFECNKCGKTFGQKSNLRIHQRAHSGEKSYECNECGKLPKKSTLSIYQRIQGGGKPY; encoded by the exons GGAACTGCATTTTCAAACCAGAGGTGATCTTCAAGTTGGAGCAAGGAGAAGAGCCTTGGTTCTTAGAGGAAGAATTCTCAAACCAGAGCCATAAAG aagaCTACAGAGATGAAAATCTAATCAAGAGgcacaaaaaaatcaaagacaaacaCCTGCAGCAagtaacatttataaataataaacagttgcctagagaggaagaagaagtttTGAGAAAACCATTTAATCTGCACATAGTTCCTGTTTCTTCATCAAAAATGCCCTGTAAATGTGACTCATGGGGAGTGAATTCACAAAGTATTTCTCAATTTACCATTAATAGTAGAACCTACTcaacaaaaaaaacagattgTTATAATGTACATGAAAATTTGCCTTTCAAAATTAAGCTTGAAAGAACTCATATTGGAGAGaaattttatgaatataataaaaatcaggAAACTCTCAGTTATAAGGAAAATCTTCCTGAACATCAAAAGTGTCAAACATGGAAGCAAGCTTTTGAATTTAATGGGATTGGAAAAGCCTTCTATGTTGAGGCTGCCTGTGTTAAACATAAGAATACTCATATAGGACAACAATCCTGTAAAGATGAAGAGTTTAGGAAAAACTATGACAAGACACCTCTCTTTGACCATGAAAGAACTGGGACAGGGGAGAAACACTCTCATCTTAACCAGTGTGGGAAATCCTTCTGTGAGAAGTCAGCTATCAAGGAATACAATAAATTTAACATGACTGTGAAACATTGTCAATGTATTACAAGTGAGAATAATTTCAGCAGGAAGTCATACCTTACTCAACCTCAGAGAACTCTCACAGAAGAGAATCCATTGGTATGTAATGACAGAACACAAACTGGAGATAAACACTTTGAATGTCATGAAAATAGTAAGTCTTACCAGAAAGCCCACAAAGTACGCCAGAGAACTCACTATGAAGTAAAACCCtataaatgtaatgaatgtgggaaatccttcTGTCAAAAAGGACATCTCATTCAACATCAGAGaactcacacaggagagaaaccatttgaatgtaatgaatgtggaaaaaCTTTCTCCCAGAAGTCACACCTCAGTACACATCAGCGAATTCACACAGCagagaaaccctataaatgtAATGACTGTGGGAAAACATTTGTCCAGAAGTCAACCCTCAGGggacatcagagaattcacacaggagagaaaccctatgaatgttgTGATTGTGGGAAAACTTTTGTTCAAAAGTCAACCCTCAGAGATCATCACAGAATTCACACAGGGGAGAAATCCTTTCAATGTAACGAATGTGGGAAAACTTTTGGCCAGAAGTCAAACCTCAGAATACATCAAAGAACTCACAGTGATGAGAAAACTTATCACTGTAAAGAATGTGAAAAATCCTTCTGGCGAAAAGACCATCTCATTCAACATCTGAAaacacacacaggagagaaaccatttaaatgtaatgagtgtgggaaAACTTTCGCCCGGACATCAACCCTCAGAgttcatcagagaattcacactggggagaaaccatttaaatgtaatgaatgtgggaaaaaaTTTGTCCGGAAAGCAATCCTTAGTgatcatcagagaattcatacaggGGAGAAACCCTTTGAGTGTAATAAATGTGGGAAAACTTTTGGCCAGAAATCAAACCTTAGAATACATCAGAGAGCTCACAGTGGGGAGAAATcttatgaatgtaatgaatgtggaaaatTGCCTAAGAAGTCAACCCTAAGTATATACCAGAGAATTCAGGGAGGGGGAAAACCATACTGA